AATTATAGCCGGATATTACAGAGAAAAAACAGGTTCGCTGATTCCTGCTATTTTATGCCATATAGTTTTTAATATTGGAGGTTCATTACCAATTATAATAAAATATCTAATTGAATTTTTAACCGTTTAAAAATGTATAGTAATGAAACATCCATGTATTATTTAAGGTATTATATGACAGTAACATGAATGTTGTAAGCAAGCTGTAAGAGCATACTGTTTTAAATCCATATAATTTTCGTAATTTTAGGAAAAATTAGAATAATGATTAATAACACTAAAATATTAATCGACCTAAAAAGTCATTTAATTAAAAACTATGGCAATTCTGTAAAGGATGTTATTTTGTTTGGTTCTCAAGCACGTGGCAACTCTAAGGAATATTCTGATTATGATATTTTAATTGTATTAGAAAAAGATTATTCTGGCAAAGATGAAAATCAAATTTTAGATTTGTGTTATGATATTGATTTGAAATATAACATTCTTTTAGATGTTCATTTATTGTCAAGTAAAGAGATGAAATCTATTAGAGGGAAACAACCTGTTTTTGTAAATGCTATTAAATCTGGAATATACGCATGACAATAGAAAAAAACGACAGAAAAAGTTTAATTAATTATCGGTTGGAGCAAGCAGAAGAAACGATTTTAGATGTTCAATTACTAATTGAGAATGACAGATTACGTTCAGCAGTTAATCGGATTTATTATGGAATGTTTTATTCTCTATTAGCGTTAGGATTAGCAAATCAATTTGAGACATCGAAACATACTCAACTGATTGGTTGGTTCAATAAGGATTTCATCCGTGAAGGTTTAATAGATTCAAAATATGGTAAAATAATCAATAAAGCATTTAACCGTAGAACTAAAGGAGATTATGATATCTATATTGAATTCGAAAAAAAAATTGTATTTGAGATGTTTAATGAAATGCAAGATTTTATATCGGAAATCAAATCATACCTAAAAATTGATTAAAAATTTTCACTAATGAAAACACTTATTGTTTTAAAAAAGAGAAACCTGTTTATTCCATTTTTGTTTGGAATATTTATGATGTCATGCGCCCCTGCTTATATCCCAAATATTGTGAATACACCCATGCTCAGTAATGAGGGTGAAATACAAGGCTCAATTGCTATAGGATCAAGTGGTATTGACCCACAAATAGCATATGCTGTAAATGATAAAATCGGCGTTATGATAAACGGAAGTTTTCGAAATGATACTGATATTGAAGGCACTACAGATTATCATCAACATGCTTTTCTTGAATTTGGTGGCGGATATTATAACAAGTTGACAAAAGTTGCGCGTTTCGGATTGTACGGAGGATATGGTTTTGGTACAATAAATTCCAGTTTTAGTAACGACATACTATCAAGTAAAGCAAATGCAAATTCACAAAGGTTGTTTTTACAACCCGGAATAGGTATATCAACAGGAATATTCGATTTTGGGTTACATTCAAGGTTTTCTTTTGTTAATATTGAAGTTAAAGATAACGATTTTAAAGCATCAAATTCAGGCAAATTTGACCCTTACTGGGAACCTGCTTTAACAATAAAACTCGGTTATAGATATTTTAAATTCTTTTCTCAACTTGGTTTTTCTTTTCCACTATATTCTTATAATACTAATTACAGCTTTCAATTTTTAATTTTTGGAATGGGTGCTCAGTTAAAATTTGGAAGGGATTATAAAAAAAAGTAAAAATGCAAATTGAGAACCCCTGACCTTATAGTTGATTATTAGTAAATTATAAGTGTTTGTTCGTAAACTGGAATTGTTATATTTTTGAATAATGAATATCGAACAAGGAATTTAGAATTTTGAAATTTCTAATAAACAAGAATCTTAAGCTATTATTTTAATTCAGTATTCATCATTCCTTGTTCAATATTCGATATTTTTGCGACAATATAATTTACGATAAGTCAGGAGTTCTGATATTATTTAATTAGTATCTTTTATGCTTTTTATAATGTGTTTTTATTATAAAATCTTTTTAAATATGATAGTTAGTATTAATTTTGAAAAATGAAAAATATTATAAAATCTTTATCTATTATGGGATTGTTATCAATGATAATCTTATTATTAGTTAATTGTTCTGGTTATAAGAAACTGAATAAAGCTTTATCGAACCCAGAAGGTGTTACTAAAATAAAAATTAAATATGCTCGTCTTGATAGTCTTCCAACAAATATTGAAAATTTAAAAGATTTAAAAACACTTTATTTATTCAAAAATGGATTAACATCAATACCTGAAGAGATTGGAAATTTGAAAAATTTAGAAACGCTTGTTATTAGCAGTAATAAACTTATTGATTTGCCTTCATCAATTGGGCGGTTAACAAAGCTTAAAAAGCTTTCATTAAAGCATAATAAAATCAAATTACTACCCCCAGAAATAGGAAATTTGACTGAATTGAAGGAATTTCATATTGAGTATAATTATTTAGGAAAGCTCCCTTCAGAAATAGGCAAACTAAAAAATCTTGAATTCCTATATCTTAATGATAATAAATTGAAAGCTATTCCTAATGAAATTGGAAACTTAATAAACTTAAGATTTTTAGTGATTGGAAAAAACAGCCTTGATTGCCTTCCGTACGAGATAGGGAATTTGACCAGCCTAACGGAATTAAATGTTGCATTTTGTGGCCCAATGGTTAAAATTCCTGAATCAATAATAAATTGCAAACGATTAGAATTTATTTTTATTGACAAATCTATATTATTACCATATTCAATCAACAGCATAAATCCAAGATTACAAGTGATAATTAAGGAAAAAGGAGAACTAAACTAATAATTATATATGAAATAGATAGTACGTTAGTGAAATCAGGAGTTGCAACCTACTTCAACCTTTACGTAACTTGATAGTAATGAAGATTACAATCACCTACTTTTCATATACTAACTGTTAAACCTATTAACAGTGCCTAATTTAAGAGCCATTATTATATCATAAAAACAAGAACATATCAGTTAAATATGAAAATTTTCTTTATTCTTGTTGAACCTTATCATCCTGAAAATGTGGGAGCAGCAGCACGTGCAATAAAAACCATGGGCTTTGATAATCTTTTTCTTGTTAATCCGCGAAATCATCTTGACGAAAGTGCTAAATGGATGGCACATGGTTCAATTGATATTTTGGAAAAAGCAAAAATCTTTTCAACTTTCGAATCTGCTATTAATGATATTGACTTTATAATAGGAACTACTTCAAAAAAAAGAAAGATAAATTATGATTATTATGATTGTAATGAAGTTTTACAAATAATTAATAACAAATTGAATTCTATCTCAAGTATTGCAGTAGTTTTTGGAAGAGAAGACAGAGGACTTTCAAACGATGAATTAAAACTTTGTAATATAATATCTTCAATACCTATTGCCGTAAAATATCCTTCATTAAACTTGTCACAAACCGTAATGATATATGCATATACATTATCTTCTCTGTTTGATAAAAAAACTGCTGATGCAAAAAAAAATATTTCAAATAGCGAAACAGTTCAATTGAAAAAGAAAATTGAAACAATACTGAAAAATCTGGATTTCAAACAAGAATCAAATATTTATAATCGTATATTTGAAAGATTGGAAGTAATAGGAGACTCGGATATTAACTTATTA
This window of the Bacteroidales bacterium genome carries:
- a CDS encoding nucleotidyltransferase domain-containing protein yields the protein MINNTKILIDLKSHLIKNYGNSVKDVILFGSQARGNSKEYSDYDILIVLEKDYSGKDENQILDLCYDIDLKYNILLDVHLLSSKEMKSIRGKQPVFVNAIKSGIYA
- a CDS encoding HEPN domain-containing protein, yielding MEQAEETILDVQLLIENDRLRSAVNRIYYGMFYSLLALGLANQFETSKHTQLIGWFNKDFIREGLIDSKYGKIINKAFNRRTKGDYDIYIEFEKKIVFEMFNEMQDFISEIKSYLKID
- a CDS encoding leucine-rich repeat domain-containing protein — translated: MKNIIKSLSIMGLLSMIILLLVNCSGYKKLNKALSNPEGVTKIKIKYARLDSLPTNIENLKDLKTLYLFKNGLTSIPEEIGNLKNLETLVISSNKLIDLPSSIGRLTKLKKLSLKHNKIKLLPPEIGNLTELKEFHIEYNYLGKLPSEIGKLKNLEFLYLNDNKLKAIPNEIGNLINLRFLVIGKNSLDCLPYEIGNLTSLTELNVAFCGPMVKIPESIINCKRLEFIFIDKSILLPYSINSINPRLQVIIKEKGELN
- a CDS encoding tRNA/rRNA methyltransferase, which produces MKIFFILVEPYHPENVGAAARAIKTMGFDNLFLVNPRNHLDESAKWMAHGSIDILEKAKIFSTFESAINDIDFIIGTTSKKRKINYDYYDCNEVLQIINNKLNSISSIAVVFGREDRGLSNDELKLCNIISSIPIAVKYPSLNLSQTVMIYAYTLSSLFDKKTADAKKNISNSETVQLKKKIETILKNLDFKQESNIYNRIFERLEVIGDSDINLLHSICNKLCDKF